One Sodalis praecaptivus DNA segment encodes these proteins:
- the glyA gene encoding serine hydroxymethyltransferase — translation MLKRDMNIADYDAALWQAMEQEVVRQEEHIELIASENYTSPRVMQAQGSQLTNKYAEGYPGKRYYGGCEYVDVVEQLAIDRAKALFGADYANVQPHSGSQANFAVYTTLLQPGDTVLGMNLAHGGHLTHGSPVNFSGKLYNIVPYGIDESGHIDYEQLAELAKTHQPKMIIGGFSAYSGVVDWAKMRQIADSIGAYLFVDMAHVAGLIAAGVYPNPVPHAHVVTTTTHKTLAGPRGGLILAKGGSEELYKKLNSAVFPGAQGGPLMHVIAAKAVALKEAMEPAFKTYQQQVAKNAKAMVEVFLSRGFKVVSGATDNHLFLLDLVDKNLTGKEADAALGRANITVNKNSVPNDPKSPFVTSGVRIGTPAVTRRGFTEADVRELAGWMCDVLENINDDAVIERTKNKVLDICARHPVYA, via the coding sequence ATGTTAAAGCGTGATATGAACATTGCAGATTATGATGCCGCACTGTGGCAGGCAATGGAGCAGGAAGTGGTGCGCCAGGAAGAGCACATTGAACTGATTGCATCTGAAAACTACACCAGCCCGCGCGTTATGCAGGCCCAGGGCTCACAGTTGACCAATAAGTACGCGGAAGGCTATCCCGGCAAGCGCTACTACGGCGGATGTGAATATGTCGACGTGGTGGAGCAGTTGGCCATCGATCGCGCCAAAGCGCTGTTTGGCGCCGATTATGCCAATGTTCAGCCGCATTCGGGATCGCAAGCCAACTTCGCCGTTTATACCACCTTGCTGCAGCCGGGCGATACCGTGCTGGGGATGAATCTGGCGCACGGCGGTCATTTGACCCACGGCTCCCCGGTCAATTTCTCCGGCAAATTGTACAATATCGTGCCTTACGGTATCGATGAGAGCGGCCATATCGATTATGAGCAGCTGGCCGAACTGGCGAAAACCCATCAGCCGAAAATGATTATCGGTGGTTTCTCCGCTTATTCCGGCGTGGTGGACTGGGCCAAAATGCGGCAAATCGCCGACAGTATCGGCGCTTATCTGTTCGTGGATATGGCCCACGTGGCGGGTCTTATCGCCGCCGGCGTGTATCCGAACCCGGTGCCCCACGCGCACGTGGTGACCACCACGACCCACAAGACGCTGGCCGGCCCCCGCGGCGGTTTGATCCTGGCCAAAGGCGGCAGCGAAGAGCTGTACAAAAAGCTGAACTCTGCCGTGTTCCCCGGCGCGCAGGGCGGTCCGTTGATGCACGTGATCGCCGCCAAGGCGGTGGCGCTGAAAGAGGCGATGGAGCCCGCGTTCAAAACCTACCAGCAGCAGGTGGCCAAAAATGCCAAGGCCATGGTGGAAGTTTTCTTGTCGCGCGGGTTCAAAGTCGTCTCCGGCGCTACCGATAATCACCTGTTCTTGCTGGATTTAGTAGATAAAAACCTGACCGGAAAAGAGGCGGATGCGGCGCTGGGCCGTGCCAATATCACCGTCAACAAGAACAGCGTGCCGAACGATCCAAAAAGCCCGTTCGTTACCTCCGGGGTGCGTATCGGCACGCCGGCGGTCACCCGCCGCGGTTTTACCGAGGCCGATGTGCGTGAATTGGCCGGCTGGATGTGCGACGTGCTGGAAAATATCAACGATGACGCGGTGATTGAACGGACTAAAAATAAAGTGCTGGATATCTGTGCTCGTCATCCCGTTTACGCCTGA